In Idiomarina sp. PL1-037, a single genomic region encodes these proteins:
- a CDS encoding general secretion pathway protein GspB encodes MSSLLKALKQQQSPLLKQTSVLDASLMANDKHNRSWSWLLWPLALILGAVLGSAGAVWLGETNQSERPEAERFRWGETASIESVEWEAEPEPAPEEEPELTQSAGQQQSSESEPAGQAGAQRQALDLSTVSPDLLQRFEAAVNDTSTGDHRTDTSVIPSLSELSRSFQRQVPAFSYDSHMYRSSASQRWIELNGQRLYEGDALSQLTILRIEPQKVVLVKDSQAFSQPALEDWQP; translated from the coding sequence ATGTCATCCTTATTAAAAGCGTTAAAGCAGCAACAGTCGCCATTATTAAAGCAAACCTCAGTGCTTGATGCCTCGCTTATGGCTAACGATAAACACAACCGTAGCTGGAGTTGGTTACTTTGGCCTTTGGCGCTTATTCTCGGCGCAGTGCTGGGCTCTGCCGGAGCTGTTTGGCTTGGTGAAACAAACCAGTCTGAACGTCCTGAAGCGGAAAGATTCCGGTGGGGGGAAACCGCCAGTATTGAATCGGTTGAATGGGAAGCTGAACCCGAACCCGCTCCGGAGGAAGAACCTGAATTAACACAGAGTGCTGGTCAACAGCAATCGTCAGAATCGGAACCAGCCGGGCAAGCAGGAGCGCAGCGGCAAGCTCTGGATCTTTCGACTGTTTCGCCAGACTTATTACAGCGCTTTGAAGCGGCAGTGAATGATACCAGCACCGGTGATCATAGAACCGATACCAGTGTCATACCTTCATTAAGTGAACTTTCACGCTCGTTCCAGCGACAGGTACCAGCGTTTAGTTATGACAGCCACATGTATCGTTCCAGCGCGTCGCAGCGGTGGATTGAACTGAATGGCCAGCGACTGTACGAGGGCGATGCGTTAAGTCAGCTGACAATATTGCGAATAGAGCCACAAAAGGTGGTTTTGGTGAAAGACTCACAGGCATTCTCCCAGCCAGCATTAGAAGACTGGCAACCATAG
- a CDS encoding multifunctional CCA tRNA nucleotidyl transferase/2'3'-cyclic phosphodiesterase/2'nucleotidase/phosphatase: MDVYLVGGAVRDKLLKLPVHERDWVVVGSRAEDLLKQGFQQVGKDFPVFLHPSTREEYALARTERKSGKGHTSFDVFASPEVTLEDDLARRDLTINAIAQSESGKIVDPYNGVQDVEDRKLRHVSEAFTEDPLRVLRVARFAARFAHLGFTVAGETLQLLQEMSASQELRHLVPERVWREWEKSLATQTPTVFLTLLKDIQGLSQVLPGITADDSQLQRLQRTSAYSDSTTLRFASLFIEQATPENLKQFCRQLAIPNHYRDCALLARNHEDFITSPELPEKVQLAAILKQIDYWRRPEKLEQLLQLRQAEYSKSTQQQSIADQHKKLRSGAKKAAALNAETLQQQGFTGKALGDALREQREQILAEAVS; this comes from the coding sequence GTGGACGTATACTTAGTTGGCGGCGCAGTACGCGACAAACTTCTGAAATTACCCGTGCACGAACGTGACTGGGTCGTGGTGGGTTCCCGTGCAGAAGATTTATTAAAACAAGGGTTTCAGCAAGTCGGCAAAGACTTTCCGGTATTCCTGCACCCCAGCACCCGCGAAGAATACGCACTGGCCCGCACTGAACGAAAATCCGGCAAGGGCCACACCAGTTTTGACGTTTTCGCCTCTCCTGAAGTCACTTTAGAGGATGACCTGGCGCGTCGGGATTTAACCATTAACGCTATAGCACAAAGCGAAAGCGGCAAGATAGTCGATCCATACAATGGCGTACAGGACGTTGAAGACCGTAAATTACGTCATGTTTCTGAGGCTTTTACCGAGGATCCGCTACGGGTATTAAGAGTGGCACGCTTTGCCGCGCGTTTTGCTCACTTAGGTTTTACCGTGGCCGGGGAAACTCTGCAACTGCTGCAAGAAATGTCAGCCAGTCAGGAGCTCCGCCACTTAGTCCCGGAGCGGGTCTGGCGGGAATGGGAGAAGTCGCTGGCAACCCAAACGCCAACCGTTTTTTTAACTCTGCTTAAAGACATACAGGGGCTTTCTCAGGTGTTGCCCGGAATAACCGCCGATGATTCACAATTGCAGCGTTTGCAAAGAACATCAGCTTATTCCGATTCTACGACACTCAGATTTGCCAGCTTGTTTATAGAGCAGGCAACTCCTGAGAACCTGAAGCAGTTCTGTCGGCAACTGGCTATTCCGAATCATTACCGTGACTGCGCTTTGCTGGCTAGAAATCATGAGGATTTTATTACTTCACCGGAGCTCCCCGAAAAAGTCCAGCTAGCAGCGATACTAAAACAAATTGACTATTGGCGTCGTCCCGAAAAGCTCGAACAGTTACTGCAGTTAAGGCAAGCTGAATATAGTAAATCCACGCAACAGCAAAGTATCGCGGATCAGCATAAAAAGTTACGTTCGGGGGCAAAAAAAGCAGCAGCGCTTAATGCTGAGACTTTGCAGCAGCAAGGCTTTACCGGTAAAGCCCTGGGCGATGCTTTACGCGAACAGCGTGAACAAATACTGGCTGAGGCAGTGAGTTAA
- the folK gene encoding 2-amino-4-hydroxy-6-hydroxymethyldihydropteridine diphosphokinase: MAQVFLGIGSNTDREKHIRAGLEAIAKSFDWRQRSRIFCSASVGFSGSDFYNLVVEVETDLSVTEVLAECKRIEQENGRVPGSAKFSPRTLDIDVLLYDDVIRELQPQLPRGEILENAFVLWPLAEIAGRRLHPLLNVSYQQLWEQYQQTHKDSPQQLEPISDTHWLED, from the coding sequence GTGGCGCAAGTTTTTCTCGGAATAGGCTCTAATACGGATCGTGAAAAACACATTCGTGCGGGCTTAGAAGCAATTGCCAAAAGCTTTGACTGGCGTCAACGTTCAAGAATTTTTTGCAGCGCTTCGGTGGGGTTTTCCGGCAGTGATTTTTACAACCTGGTGGTCGAGGTAGAAACTGACCTTTCTGTTACCGAAGTTCTGGCCGAGTGTAAGCGCATTGAACAGGAAAACGGACGGGTTCCGGGCAGTGCCAAGTTCAGCCCGCGAACCTTAGACATTGACGTTTTATTGTACGATGACGTTATTCGGGAGCTACAGCCGCAGTTGCCTCGTGGTGAAATTCTTGAAAATGCTTTTGTGCTCTGGCCGCTGGCTGAAATTGCCGGAAGGCGTCTGCATCCGCTTTTAAATGTAAGCTACCAGCAGTTGTGGGAGCAATACCAGCAGACCCATAAAGACTCGCCACAACAATTAGAGCCGATTAGTGACACTCATTGGCTGGAAGATTAA
- the folB gene encoding dihydroneopterin aldolase produces the protein MEQADIDVVSIEGLTVETIIGVYDWEKEKKQRLVLDIQMSWDNQRAATTDNIDDALDYALVSERVSGWVAEKPRQLIETVAEGVASLILNEFGVQNVEVRVAKPGAVPNAKTVAVSVRRSVFDSPFG, from the coding sequence ATGGAACAAGCAGATATTGATGTCGTTAGCATTGAGGGTCTAACTGTAGAGACCATCATTGGTGTCTATGATTGGGAAAAAGAAAAAAAACAGCGGTTGGTGCTGGATATTCAGATGAGCTGGGACAACCAGCGCGCGGCAACTACTGATAATATTGACGACGCTTTAGATTATGCACTGGTGAGCGAGCGGGTGTCTGGCTGGGTAGCAGAAAAGCCGCGTCAGCTAATAGAAACGGTCGCCGAAGGTGTTGCCAGCCTCATTTTAAATGAGTTCGGAGTACAGAACGTTGAAGTGCGGGTGGCTAAACCCGGAGCTGTGCCTAATGCTAAAACGGTCGCCGTAAGCGTTCGCCGAAGTGTTTTCGACAGCCCATTTGGTTAA
- a CDS encoding ExeA family protein — protein MYQNYFGLQAEPFSIAPDPNYLYLSERHQEALAHLTQGLQGSGGFILLTGEVGTGKTTVSRALLEQLPESTETAFILNPMLNEDELLASLCDEFGIRYQKRSATRKTLTDKLSQFFLKANDDGRQCVVLIDEAQHLRPQVLEQLRLLTNLETHDRKLLRVILIGQPELQDLLRRQELRQLAQRITARYHILPLTEQDTQRYIAYRLQVAGANRPLFTAAAGRKAHQLTQGIPRLLNLYCDRALLAAYTESSSEVLPRHIQQAHIELNGTTGSRNRQPHSALWRWAGAFVLLVASAIGSYTLINNTEKPSDDATSSQYQAAKELASVWGLPEPPVDADFCQWVEQYDLACLELNQSLQQLRSINYPALLYKRDKSADLITDGTAIDTTGWNGAFLILYQQPLAENGDTHRQWVREQLEKHLSSEWESQSSVEQFKALQKSQGLRVTGKLDEATMAWLASRASDFGPRLSKESE, from the coding sequence ATGTATCAAAACTATTTTGGTCTTCAGGCAGAGCCGTTTTCCATTGCCCCGGACCCGAATTACCTTTATCTGAGTGAGCGACACCAGGAGGCTTTGGCGCACCTTACGCAAGGACTGCAGGGCAGTGGCGGCTTTATTTTGTTAACCGGGGAAGTTGGAACAGGCAAAACTACGGTATCCAGAGCGTTACTGGAGCAGCTGCCCGAGTCAACGGAAACGGCGTTTATTCTTAACCCTATGCTGAATGAGGATGAACTGCTTGCAAGTTTGTGTGATGAATTTGGCATTCGTTATCAAAAACGCTCCGCGACCCGCAAAACACTGACCGATAAGCTCAGCCAGTTTTTTCTGAAAGCCAATGATGATGGCCGCCAGTGTGTGGTGCTTATTGATGAAGCCCAGCATCTGCGGCCTCAGGTGCTGGAGCAACTGAGGTTACTGACCAACTTAGAGACTCATGACCGTAAGTTGCTTCGGGTCATTTTAATTGGTCAGCCGGAATTACAAGACTTACTGCGTCGGCAGGAACTTCGTCAACTGGCACAGCGTATTACCGCCCGCTATCATATTTTGCCGCTGACAGAGCAGGACACGCAACGCTACATTGCTTACCGCCTGCAGGTGGCCGGCGCAAACCGGCCTTTGTTTACTGCTGCTGCAGGAAGGAAGGCACACCAGTTAACGCAGGGTATTCCCCGTTTATTAAACCTTTATTGTGACCGGGCATTGCTGGCAGCTTATACGGAATCCAGTAGCGAAGTGTTGCCAAGGCATATACAGCAAGCGCATATTGAACTGAATGGCACTACCGGTAGCAGGAATCGGCAGCCACACTCGGCTTTATGGCGCTGGGCGGGGGCTTTTGTGCTTCTTGTTGCCAGCGCTATTGGCAGTTACACCCTGATTAACAATACCGAAAAACCATCGGATGATGCTACCAGCAGTCAATATCAGGCCGCAAAGGAGCTGGCTAGTGTCTGGGGCTTGCCTGAACCGCCGGTAGATGCGGATTTTTGTCAGTGGGTAGAACAATATGATCTCGCTTGCCTTGAGTTAAACCAGAGCCTGCAGCAGCTGCGCAGCATTAACTACCCGGCATTGCTTTATAAGCGAGATAAAAGCGCCGATTTAATAACCGATGGTACGGCGATAGATACTACTGGCTGGAACGGGGCTTTCCTTATTTTGTATCAACAGCCGCTGGCTGAAAACGGCGACACACACCGCCAGTGGGTTCGTGAACAGCTGGAAAAACACCTGAGTTCTGAATGGGAAAGTCAGTCATCAGTTGAACAATTTAAAGCACTGCAAAAAAGCCAGGGGCTGCGGGTAACCGGAAAGCTGGATGAAGCGACAATGGCATGGCTGGCATCACGCGCGTCTGACTTTGGGCCCCGATTGAGTAAAGAAAGCGAGTAA
- a CDS encoding acyl-CoA dehydrogenase C-terminal domain-containing protein gives MADYRAPRDDMDFVLHDVFRVADDWQQTPELADMMDVETAGAILDEGAKVAENLVAPIAREADEEGVKFKDGEVTTPKGYKENFRQLAEGGWVGVTANPDFGGMGLPKSLSAQYEEMLCSADIAFSLYPGLTSGAIMAINSHGSDELKNHYLPRMVSGEWTGTMCLTEPHAGTDLGIIRSKAIPAQDGSFSLSGTKIFITGGEHDLTDNIVHLVLAKLPDAPAGTKGISLFVVPKFLSDEQGNLTERNNVSCGSIEHKMGIHASATCVMNFDGAKAWLVGEPHRGLPAMFTMMNYERLGVGIQGLGAAERSYQNALEYAKDRIQGRGAKATRNDQAEADSILVHGDVRRMLLTMKSLTEGGRAFSTWVGQQLDRSKYAGDDKVRQKADAMVALLTPVAKAFLTDTGLESTIHGQQVFGGHGYVREWGQEQLVRDTRIAQIYEGTNGIQALDLLGRKVFGSQGQLLQPFNEEIQSFLEESSTSSEWIKQREQLQQALNILNGVSEEVLQKAAGDENLVNSVAVEYLHLVGYVSYAYLWLKMAIAAEPLLNDKPYLATKAKTARFYFARILPRIHSLAAAIKDGSESLYLHSDDDF, from the coding sequence ATGGCTGACTACAGAGCTCCCCGCGACGACATGGATTTTGTTCTGCATGATGTATTCCGCGTTGCTGATGACTGGCAGCAGACTCCGGAACTTGCCGACATGATGGACGTTGAAACTGCTGGCGCTATTCTTGATGAAGGCGCAAAAGTTGCAGAAAACTTGGTTGCCCCCATAGCCCGCGAAGCGGATGAAGAAGGCGTTAAGTTTAAAGACGGAGAGGTGACAACACCTAAAGGCTATAAAGAGAACTTTCGCCAGTTGGCTGAAGGTGGCTGGGTTGGTGTAACGGCAAACCCCGATTTTGGCGGCATGGGGCTGCCGAAATCTTTATCTGCTCAATACGAAGAAATGCTTTGCAGCGCGGACATCGCCTTTTCGCTTTATCCGGGCCTAACCTCCGGCGCTATCATGGCAATTAATTCGCATGGCAGTGATGAGCTGAAGAACCATTATTTACCGCGTATGGTTTCGGGTGAATGGACAGGCACCATGTGTCTGACCGAGCCGCATGCCGGGACGGATTTAGGCATTATTCGCAGTAAGGCGATTCCCGCGCAAGACGGCAGTTTTTCGCTTAGCGGCACCAAAATATTTATTACTGGCGGTGAGCACGATTTAACCGACAATATTGTGCATCTGGTGCTGGCAAAATTGCCTGACGCACCGGCGGGAACAAAAGGTATTTCGTTGTTCGTGGTGCCTAAGTTTTTGTCCGACGAGCAAGGTAACCTGACCGAACGTAACAATGTTAGCTGCGGTTCTATTGAACACAAAATGGGTATTCACGCATCAGCAACCTGTGTGATGAACTTTGATGGTGCAAAAGCCTGGCTTGTAGGTGAGCCTCATCGTGGTTTACCCGCTATGTTTACCATGATGAACTATGAGCGATTAGGCGTTGGTATTCAGGGGCTGGGAGCGGCAGAGCGTTCGTACCAAAATGCTCTGGAATACGCGAAAGATCGTATTCAGGGACGCGGCGCAAAAGCAACTCGTAACGACCAAGCCGAAGCCGACTCAATTTTAGTGCACGGCGATGTGCGCCGTATGTTGCTGACAATGAAGTCTCTGACTGAAGGTGGTCGCGCGTTTTCGACCTGGGTCGGGCAGCAGCTCGATCGTTCAAAATATGCCGGGGATGACAAGGTTAGGCAAAAGGCCGATGCCATGGTGGCGTTATTAACGCCTGTTGCGAAAGCTTTTTTAACCGATACTGGACTGGAGTCGACCATTCATGGCCAACAGGTTTTTGGTGGGCACGGTTATGTCAGAGAGTGGGGCCAGGAACAATTGGTTCGCGATACTCGTATAGCTCAAATATACGAAGGCACTAATGGTATTCAGGCGCTGGACTTGCTGGGGCGTAAAGTCTTTGGTTCACAAGGCCAGCTACTGCAGCCGTTTAATGAGGAAATTCAGAGCTTCCTGGAGGAATCCTCTACCAGCAGCGAATGGATAAAGCAGCGTGAGCAATTGCAGCAGGCGCTGAATATATTGAATGGTGTCAGTGAAGAAGTACTGCAAAAAGCGGCTGGTGATGAGAACTTAGTAAACAGTGTGGCGGTTGAGTATCTTCATCTGGTAGGTTATGTTTCTTACGCTTACCTGTGGCTGAAAATGGCAATAGCCGCAGAACCGCTGTTAAATGACAAGCCATACCTGGCAACGAAAGCAAAAACGGCACGTTTCTATTTTGCCCGCATTTTGCCGCGCATTCATAGCCTGGCAGCCGCGATAAAAGATGGTAGTGAAAGCCTTTACTTACATAGCGACGATGACTTCTAA
- the plsY gene encoding glycerol-3-phosphate 1-O-acyltransferase PlsY — translation MTALTLLMILSAYLLGSISSAVVICRLWGLPDPRKEGSGNPGTTNVYRVGGKVPALLTLWFDVLKGMVPVWGSYFLGIEPFFLGLIAVAACLGHIFPLYFHFRGGKAVATALGAMFPVAWEMALLLIATWLLVFRISRVSSLAALVTVCLAPFYAYWIKPQYTVPVIMISLLILWRHQANILRLSSGEEKAFKRRR, via the coding sequence ATGACAGCGCTTACTTTACTGATGATACTTTCAGCCTACCTTCTGGGCTCTATCAGTAGTGCTGTGGTTATCTGCCGGCTCTGGGGCTTACCTGACCCGCGCAAAGAAGGCTCGGGCAACCCCGGAACAACCAATGTTTACCGGGTTGGCGGAAAAGTTCCTGCGTTATTAACTCTATGGTTTGATGTTTTAAAAGGTATGGTTCCGGTCTGGGGTTCTTATTTTTTAGGCATTGAACCATTTTTCCTTGGCTTAATTGCCGTTGCAGCCTGCCTTGGCCACATTTTCCCGCTCTACTTCCATTTTCGTGGCGGCAAAGCAGTTGCTACCGCATTAGGGGCTATGTTTCCGGTAGCCTGGGAGATGGCTTTGCTGCTTATTGCAACCTGGTTACTGGTTTTCCGTATTAGCAGAGTATCGTCTCTGGCGGCACTAGTAACCGTTTGTCTGGCTCCCTTTTATGCCTATTGGATAAAACCCCAATACACGGTGCCGGTTATTATGATTTCGCTATTGATACTATGGCGTCACCAGGCCAATATTTTGCGATTGTCTTCCGGCGAAGAAAAAGCCTTTAAACGGCGTCGCTAG